TTTCGGCCCTCCAAAGGAAATCGTAACCAACACCATCGCCCTTGTTTATTTTGTGAATCTGTGAAATTGCAGTCTCAAATGTTATAGCGCTTTCTACGTCTATGCTTCCTTTGTGAAAGCCCCTCATTCCGTAGATTAAAGCACCTGGTCTAATCATATTCATTCTAAGCTCTGGACTATCAACGCAGGCTATGCTATCGGCTATGTGCTTATATTTGAACTTAAAGCCTTTTTCCTCAATGCGGTTTATGAAGCCAGTCAAAAGTTCATACTGTTTTGCATCATCTTTTTCACTAGCGAGTGCAAGATGTGAAAAGATACCTTCAACCTCGATTCCTTCAAGACCAAACATTTCTTCTACATCGCGTGCAAAGTCCTCTGTAGGCTCTGAACCTAGCCTGTGGAAGCCCGTATCGAGCTTTACATGGATTTTAGTCCTTGTACTAAGCTCTTTTGAGATATCTGATAAAAGTCTCGCCTGATGGAGCGAAAAGACAGTTTGAGTGATGTTTAGTTCTGCTACCTTATGCAGATATCTGTCAGGAGTATGTCCTAAGATAAATAAGGGATAGTCTTGGTATTTTTCTCTAAGGTCTATTGCTTCTGTCAAAGTTGCAACAGCAAGATGGCTAGCACCATTTTCCATGAGAGTAGGCGCAATTGCAAGTGAGCCTAGTCCATATGCATTAGCCTTAACTACAGCCATTACTGAAACCTCATCGCCAACCATTTCCTTAATTGCACGCATGTTGGCAGCTATTTGATCTAAGTCTACAATAATTCTAGTGTCTCTATAAATCTGGTCAGTCTGCATTTTTCCTCCTAAAGCTTGTTCTGTATTTCTGAGATTATCTTTGATGTAAATGTCTGAGCAAAGATAGCAATCTCGGTGTAATTGAAGCGGTTATTTTCTTTGATTATCAGGTATTTGTTGTCAAAGCCTGGAAGCCTATTATCTCCGAGTTCATCCATGCTTACCATATTCTTTATATCTATGAAAGCTGATCCAGTTATAGTTTCTGCGGGAATCTCTATAACATATTTAGAATCTATCTTGCTTATATTCACGCTGTATGGTGCCTCAAAGGAAGGGAAGGAGATGTAGTCAATAGCATCTTCCATATGCCCTTTTATAAAAAGTGTGCTATGCTTAAAGTCAATTTTTTCAATAAAACCGCCTTCATGAGGCATGCCCTGATGACATATAGCTCTCGAAAAATCTGCGTGTTTAATGACACTAACAAGTTGAAATAGCTGCTTTATATCATCGCTATTATGAAGCAAAATCTGAGAAAGCATATCCTTGGAACCCGTCGTTTGATATTGAGAATAGAGTTCTACGCTCTCCTTACCACTGATTTTATCGCTCCTATCTGTAGATAGACCAGCAAAAACTTCAAGCGACTTTTGACTCATGCTTCCAAGTAGTTTAGGAAGGTCAGAGTAGTGCTTCATAATCATGAAAAGGTCGAGGTTGCAAAGAGCTCTGAACTTGATACCGTATTTCTCAGAGCGTTTATTCAAAAATGGAATATCAAAGAGTTTTCCATTATATGTTACGACATAGTCGACATACTCAAGGGATTTGTTTGCTAAAGCGATGATTTCCTTTTCTTCAGCAGGTGTTTCTGCAAAGAACTGCTCAAGACGAGCTTCATTTCCATCAAAGATAACAAGACCTATCAAAATGACAGCACTGAAGTTTGGCGATAGGCCAGTTGTCTCAATATCTAAAACTGCAAAGCTTTTACCAGCGAAGAACATGTTAAAGAACGCAGGAAAATCGCAACTTATATCTAATTTTTCTTTTATATTTATCATACTAA
The nucleotide sequence above comes from Eubacterium sulci ATCC 35585. Encoded proteins:
- a CDS encoding alanine racemase, with amino-acid sequence MQTDQIYRDTRIIVDLDQIAANMRAIKEMVGDEVSVMAVVKANAYGLGSLAIAPTLMENGASHLAVATLTEAIDLREKYQDYPLFILGHTPDRYLHKVAELNITQTVFSLHQARLLSDISKELSTRTKIHVKLDTGFHRLGSEPTEDFARDVEEMFGLEGIEVEGIFSHLALASEKDDAKQYELLTGFINRIEEKGFKFKYKHIADSIACVDSPELRMNMIRPGALIYGMRGFHKGSIDVESAITFETAISQIHKINKGDGVGYDFLWRAERDSIVATLPFGYADGYPRQMRDKGYVIIKGQKANIVGVLCMDQVVADVTDIKDVAEGDKAIIYGNGKDGSMTIQEASELVGTNKNDIICRLSARPPRVYISK